The DNA window AATGAGTCGTTCGGTGCGAGTCTGTGCCCCACACCGAGGCCGCGTAGCGAAATCGTGACCGTAGCGTGTGAATACCGTGCTTGTTACTTATGTGACTACAGTGAATATTGTGACTCATGAGTTCTATGGGGAGGCCGGTTGTGCGCCGGATTCGCGGCCGCTACGTGGTCGCTGTGGGGGCGAGCCTCGTGCTGACGTCGACGGTCGCGTTCTGGACGATCGACGACCCGAAGAGTGAGGCCGAGGGAGTCGTCGACGATTTCGTCGCAGCCCTCAACGACCACGACATCCAAGCAGCCGCAGCGCTGACGACGTACCCCAACGCCGCGGCAGCAAGCCTGACTCAGATGTTCGACGGACTGTCGGCGAACGGTGCGTCGACGGGGGACTTCGAACTCGGGCAGTTCATCGATCTCTCTGGCGACTCCGGGTTCTTCACCGTCGACAGTGGGTGGAACTTCGGCGAAGGCAAGGACTGGCAGTACTCGACCCGCGGCACAGCGAAGAAGCTGAGTGTCGGGTGGCGAATCGCTTGGGAACCAGACGTTCTCGCACCGGATCTACCGCCGGGTGGAAGCGTGCGGTACGTACGTACCGATGCTGCGCCCCCGTTGGTGTTCGACTCGGCGCAGAACGTGCTGATGAACGAGCGAACGATCAACGCGATCCTTCTCGATCCAGCCCAGATGCCGGACCCGGCGGCGTCTGCGGCACAGCTCGCCGACGTCATCGATGTCGTCGCACCGCTGATCACCGCGGACACGCTGCTCTCAGACCTCGCGGCATCTCCGAATAGTTCGATCCTCGCTGTCAACCTGCGCGACGACGATTTCGCCGTCCTCGAGGATGACCTGCGGGCCATTCCGGGTGTGGTCGTCGCCCAGACCCCGAAGTTGATCGCCGGCGACCGGCGAATTACGTCCCCGCTGCTCGATTCACTTCGAAATGCGTGGCAGCAGAATCGTGATGCCACCGCGGGATGGGCCGTGGACGTAATCGGACCCGACGGATCGTTGACGCGTCAGGCGGGTTTCCAGGGCCCGGGTGGTCCCGACTTGCACGCGACACTCGATCCTCGAATCCAGCTCGCCGCAGAAGAGGCCGTCGTCAGCGTCGGTACACCTGCTTCGATCGTGGCAATTGTCCCGTCGACCGGCGCGATCGTCGCCGCAGCGCAGAACAGCTACGCCAACGAGCAAGGTCAGATCGCATTCTCGGGAATGTATCCGGCAGGATCGGCATCCGATCTGCTCACTGTCGACGGCATCGACGCCACAGCGCTCGGTATCGGCGTGAACTACTCGATGCCGGGACTCGACGCGTTCACTGGACAACTCCCATCCGGAAGCGCTGCGATCGAACGGTTCCGCACGGTCGGACACGAGACGACTGAGGCAGTCGTGACACCGTTCGGACTAGCACAGATGGGCGCAGCGGTGTCACGAGGCAGCGCTCCGCTTCCATCGATCGTCGTAGGACAGACAGCGGTGGCCGACACGGAGGCGTCGTCGATCCCCCCGGACGCGTTGGCGAAGTTACGCGAAATGTTCCAGAGCTCGGCGCACGACGAGGGCCTCGACGCCTACGACGGTCTCACCGGGTTCGCCGGCAACAGCGGCGACGACCGCTGGTTCATCGCCAACAGAGGTGACCTGGCCTTCGCCGTCTACATCGAAGACGCCGACGGAACAGACCAGGCCGTGAAGATGAGCACCCGGCTACTCCGCGAAATGGACTCCGGCGCCGCCGAATAACCACCGGCCACCGCTCGCGGCCTATCTGGGTCACTCCGCAGGCTGCGCTCCTGCCCCCGCGGGTCACTCCGCAGGCTGCGCTCCTGCCCCCGCGGGTCACTCCGCAGGCTGCGCTCCTGCCCCCGCGGGTCACTCCGCAGGCTGCGCTCCCGGTAGCTTTGTTCTCTGTGACCCTGCTCGAATTCGGACTCCTCGTCGTCGCCGGTTATTTCGCCGGTCTCGTCGGGTTCGTCACCGGTCTCGCATCGCTGGTGTCCTATCCGGCTTTGCTCGTCGCAGGCGTACCGCCGGTCGCGGCAAATGTCACGAACACGGTTGCGCTTGTGGCGGCGGGCGTCGGGGCAACGACCAAAGCGTCGAGCGAAATCGCCAGGGGCGGAAAACAGCTGATCCGATTCGCGATCGTCTCGGCCTTCGGTGGTCTTGCTGGTGCGATTCTGCTGTTGGTCGCGCCGGAAGGTTCTTTCGAGGCGGTCGTCCCCTACCTCGTCGCTTTCGCGGCCGTCGCTCTACTGCTGCAACCACGCATCCGAAATCTGGCCGGCGACAAAGAATTCCCGACGCTGTATCCGATCTCGCTGTTCCTCGTCGCCATCTACGGAGGTTACTTCGGGGCAGGAGCCGGCGTGATTTTCCTTGCACTGGGGCTGATCTGCACCTCGGACTCCATCTGGCGCGTCAGCATCCTCAAGAGTTTCTTCCTCGGCATTGCCAACGCCGTCGCGGCGATCATCTTCGCGTTTTCGGGCGACGTGAACTGGCTTGCGGCACTGGCTCTCGCGATCGGAGCCTTCGCGGGCGGCTACTGCGGGCCGCCCGTGGTGAAGGTCATTCCCCCGAAGGTGCTGCGTACCGCCGTCGGGATCCTCGGTCTCGGGTTGGCCGCCTGGTTGATGTGGAAATAGGCGCCCTCATCGGACTCCGCTCATCATCTTCTTGATCCACGGTGTCACGGCCAGCAGCAGGACAGCGACGGCAATCGATGCTCCGCCGACACTGTAGAAGAACGGATCGGGGTTATCCTCGTCGTAGTAGCCGGCCAGGGTGCCCGCCATTGCCGAGCCCAACGCGACGGACAGGAAGAACAATGCCACCATCTGAGTGTGGAAGTTCTCCGGAGCAAGCTTGGTCGAGAGGGATAGGCCGACCGGCGACAGGAACAGTTCGGCCAACGTGAACATCAGCAGGATGCCGACGAGGGCGAGCAACGGCATGCTGCTTCCGGCGAGGGAGGGCACGAAGGCCAGGAACGCCAGACCCATGATGAACACACCCGCTGCGAATTTCAGCGGAGTCGACGGTTGCCGGTCTCCGAGCTTTGTCCACACCGCCGCGAACACACCGGCAAAAATGATGATGAAGATCGGATTGATGGACTGCACCCAGTTCGGTGGAAAGTCCCAGCCGAACAGGTTGCGGTCCAGGCTGCTGTTCGCGATGAGTGGGACCGTGGTGAATTGCTGTTGATAGAGGGACCAGAAAGCTGCGCTGGCGATGAACATCGGAATGAACGAGATGACCCGTCTACGCTCGATCTGCGTGATGCGCTTGCTGGACAATATGAGCGCGAAGTAGCCGACAGCGGCGACGACAGTGACGCCGACGACGATGTCGGACATGTTCGACGCCGTGATGGCGCCGAATACGGACAGCAATGCGATGACGACGATTGCAACGACGGCGATACCGCC is part of the Rhodococcus sovatensis genome and encodes:
- a CDS encoding NTF2-like N-terminal transpeptidase domain-containing protein, encoding MGRPVVRRIRGRYVVAVGASLVLTSTVAFWTIDDPKSEAEGVVDDFVAALNDHDIQAAAALTTYPNAAAASLTQMFDGLSANGASTGDFELGQFIDLSGDSGFFTVDSGWNFGEGKDWQYSTRGTAKKLSVGWRIAWEPDVLAPDLPPGGSVRYVRTDAAPPLVFDSAQNVLMNERTINAILLDPAQMPDPAASAAQLADVIDVVAPLITADTLLSDLAASPNSSILAVNLRDDDFAVLEDDLRAIPGVVVAQTPKLIAGDRRITSPLLDSLRNAWQQNRDATAGWAVDVIGPDGSLTRQAGFQGPGGPDLHATLDPRIQLAAEEAVVSVGTPASIVAIVPSTGAIVAAAQNSYANEQGQIAFSGMYPAGSASDLLTVDGIDATALGIGVNYSMPGLDAFTGQLPSGSAAIERFRTVGHETTEAVVTPFGLAQMGAAVSRGSAPLPSIVVGQTAVADTEASSIPPDALAKLREMFQSSAHDEGLDAYDGLTGFAGNSGDDRWFIANRGDLAFAVYIEDADGTDQAVKMSTRLLREMDSGAAE
- a CDS encoding sulfite exporter TauE/SafE family protein, whose translation is MTLLEFGLLVVAGYFAGLVGFVTGLASLVSYPALLVAGVPPVAANVTNTVALVAAGVGATTKASSEIARGGKQLIRFAIVSAFGGLAGAILLLVAPEGSFEAVVPYLVAFAAVALLLQPRIRNLAGDKEFPTLYPISLFLVAIYGGYFGAGAGVIFLALGLICTSDSIWRVSILKSFFLGIANAVAAIIFAFSGDVNWLAALALAIGAFAGGYCGPPVVKVIPPKVLRTAVGILGLGLAAWLMWK
- a CDS encoding oligopeptide:H+ symporter translates to MTDVQSKQDTAFFGQPFALANLFGVEMWERFSFYGMQGILIYYLYYSTADGGLGISEASATSIVGAYGGTVYLSTILGAWIADRLLGSERTLFYSAVMIMFGHIALAVLPGFLGVGVGLVLVAFGSGGLKANATSLVGDLYDEKDNRRDAGFSIFYMGINLGAFIGPLLTGLAWDTAGFHAGFGIAAVGMALGLIQYTIGRKHLHGIGAVPSNPLPASERLRWGGIAVVAIVVIALLSVFGAITASNMSDIVVGVTVVAAVGYFALILSSKRITQIERRRVISFIPMFIASAAFWSLYQQQFTTVPLIANSSLDRNLFGWDFPPNWVQSINPIFIIIFAGVFAAVWTKLGDRQPSTPLKFAAGVFIMGLAFLAFVPSLAGSSMPLLALVGILLMFTLAELFLSPVGLSLSTKLAPENFHTQMVALFFLSVALGSAMAGTLAGYYDEDNPDPFFYSVGGASIAVAVLLLAVTPWIKKMMSGVR